The stretch of DNA AGGCGGGATTCGGGGTCGTGGAGGGGGCGGTGGCAGCGGCGGCAGAGGACCGGGGGTGCCTTGGGGGTGGTGGGGAGCGGGAGGGGGGCCGGGTGCATGGGGAGAGTCTGTCAGG from Kitasatospora sp. MMS16-BH015 encodes:
- a CDS encoding DUF6011 domain-containing protein, which translates into the protein MHPAPLPLPTTPKAPPVLCRRCHRPLHDPESRLLRLGPTCRDPEDPTRVLPGDQDTLPGL